A window of Streptomyces sp. NBC_01142 genomic DNA:
CCGAGGTAGTCGGCCAGATAGACGCCGCCGCCCGTCACGGCCGGGCCGGGTGCGAAGACCGGCGGCGAGAGGAATACCGCGGGCGACTCGAAGTGCCAGCGCACCCGGCCGTTCGCGATGTCGATGGCGAGGACACGGGTGCCTGCCGCGACATACACATAGCCGTCGGGCGCGGGATGCACCCGCACAGGCACGTTGCCGCAGGACGCCGCGTCACCGATCGGGTACGACCACCGCTCGACGCCCGTACGCGACTCCAGCGCGCGCAGCCTCGCGTCCTTCCACACGTACACCGTGTCGTCGAAGATCGCGGGCCCGGCCTCGGGGGTCTCGAAGTCCGTCTGGGCCCCCGTGACCTCCCACAGCTTCTCGCCGTTGGAGGCCTCCCAGGCCTGTACGCCGCCGCCGCGCGTCCCGGTCAGGACCGTGCCGCGGTCCACCTTGAGGGAGTACACCCAGGCGTCGGTCTGCAGGCGCCACCGCTCGCTGCCGCTCGCCGCGTCGAGGGCGTACAGCGTCGGTCCGTCCGAGGCGTGGATACGGCCGCCGGCGACGGCCATCGCCCACGCCACGTCCCTGGTCTTGAACTGGCGCCGGCCACTGCCGACGTCCAGCGCGTGCACCTCGAAGGAGGTGACGTACAGCAGATCACCGTCCACCACCGGGGTGCCCCAGACGTCGTTCGACATCCGGAAACGCCACGGCCGCCAGTGTCCGGCGGCCCCGTCCGGGGACGGCGGGGGAGAGGGCAGCGGCGGCGGCGCGGGTGACGGTACGGGGGCGGGTACGGCACTGGTCGCGGCCTCGGCGCCGTTCAGCCCGAAAGGCGGGCGGATCCAGCCGGTCGCGGGACCGGCCTCGGGGGCGCCCCGGCCGGCGTCCGCGACCCGGGGGCCCGGGCCGATCGGCACCTTGGAGCCGGGCAGCCGTACCGGTCCGGCCGCCGCGGGCGAGTCCGGGACGGGCGACGGCGAAGCCTGGCCCGTACGCGGGTCACTGCCGCCGCGCCAGGCGGAGTCCCAGTCCGCGGCCGGCGGCCTGACAGGGGGCTGCGGCGGCGCCTGCGGGACCGGCGGAGCGGGCTCCGCAGGGCGCTGCGCCGGTGTCGCGGCTGGGACCCGGCCGCCGCCGCGGCGCTGCTCGATCATCGCCGTGGCCCGCGTCGGCAGCCATGCGGAGGCCGTCCCGCTGTCGTCGCTGCCGGAGGAGAACAGATGCGGGGCAAGCTGTGCCTGCAGATCCTCGGGCGTGGGCCGCAGCCCCGCCTCCATCTGCATACAGGAATCGATCAGCGGCCGGAGCTCGTCCGGCATGCCCTCCAGGTCCGGGCCCTCGCGCAGCAGCATGAAAACGGTCTCGACCGGATTCGCGCCGTGGAAGGGGGCGTGCCCGGTCGCCGCGAAGACCAGCGTGGAGCCGAGCGAGAAGACGTCGCTCGCGCCGGTCACGCTGCGGGAGTCGCGCGCCTGCTCGGGCGACATGTACGCGGGCGTGCCCACCGCGACATTGGTCATGGTCAGGCGGGTGTTGGAGACGCCGGAGGCGATGCCGAAGTCGATGACGCGCGGCCCGTCCTCCACGACGAGCACGTTCGACGGCTTGAGGTCGCGGTGGACGAGCCCGGCGCCGTGGATGGACTGCAGCGCCTCGGCGATGCCGGCCGCCAGCCAGCGCACCGCCTGGGCCGGCATCGGCCCGCACTCGTTCACTATTTCCTCGAGGGAGGGGGCGGGGACGTACGCAGTGGCCAGCCAGGGCACCGCGGCCCGCGGGTCGGCGTCCACCACGGCGGCCGTGTAGAAACCGCTGACGGCGCGGGCCGCCTCCACCTCACGCGTGAAGCGGACACGGAACAGTTGGTCCTCGGCAAGCTCGGTGCGCACGGTCTTGATCGCCACCCGGCGGCCGGACGCCGACCGGGCGAGATAGACCAGTCCCATGCCACCGGCGCCGAGCCGGCCCAGCACCTCGAACGGACCGATCCGTCTCGGGTCATGCTGCGTCAGCTGCTCCATCACGTGCCTGCCACCTCCCCGTACGGGCCCCAGTACATATGGAGCCCGTCAAATTCCAGCCCCGTGCAGCGTCTCACCACCGAGACCCTCAGCGGTGCGCACCCTGATTCTTCCTGTCGGAGGCGGCGGTTGCGAACCCGGGGGCGGATCGGGGTGTCTCACCCGGTTTCGGGCACGGTCAGGGGGGTGCGGAGCGGTTTTCGCCTCCGGATACGCGCCTCCCGGCGCCCTGGGGGGCAGTCCTGGCGCGTGCCGGCCACTTGGGGTTGCCCATGTCGTCACGTTCGGCCACGGAACGCCAGGTGCAGGAGGAGGCGCTGCAACAATCGGCGCATGCGGGGGGAGGAGCGGCGAGCCGCTCAACCCCGCGTCCTGCAGGCCGTGTTCAGGACGCGTTCAAGCCATGCTCAGGCCGCCTTGGGTTCGGCGAGTACGGCAAACACAGCGCCCTGGTTGTCGGTGAGCACCGCGATGCGCCCGTACGGGATGTCGAACGGCGGCGCCTGAACCCGGCCGCCGAGACGGGTGACCGCCGCCACGGCCTCGTCGCAGTCCTCCACGCAGAAGTAGATGAGGAAGTGCCCGGGCATCTCGGCAGGGAAGGCGTCGGTGAGCACGCTGCGCCCGCCGATCGCGGTGTCGTCCCCCGGTTGCGTACCGGCGGGCGACCACATCCGGAAGTCGATGGAGGCGTCGGGCAGATCCGTCCCCTGGAAGCCGAAGACCGACTCGTAGAAGGCGTCGACCCGCTCCTTGTCGCGGGTGTACACCTCGGTCCAGCAGAAGGAGCCGGGCTCGTCCTGCTTCTCGAAGCCGGGCCGGTCGCCGCCCTGCCAGAGCCCGAAGACCGCACCGCCCGGGTCCACGCCGACCGCCATCGTCCCCATGTTGGCCACCGGCAGCGGGGCGGTGATCACCTGGCCGCCGGCGTCCCTGATCTTCCTGCTGAGCGCGGCGGCGTCGGCGGTGGCGAAGTAGACACCCCAGACGGTGGGCATCCGGCCGTCCCGCTTGGGCGCAAGACCGGCGACCAGTTTTCCGTCACTGAGGGCCTCGACATAGCGCCCTTCCCGCTCCTCGAACGTCCACCCGAAGAGCTCGCCGTAGAAGCGCTTGCCCGCCTCGACATCGGGGAGCAATGCGTCCACCCAGCACGGCATGCCCTCTGTGAATGCGGCCATGGACCTTCCTTCCCTGATACGGGATATGGCGCCCGTCACATTCAAGCTAACGGCGCAGCACGCGGGGTGCAGAGATTTAATTCGAACATGTGCGCAATTATCCCGATCTGAGGCCGCTCACCAGGCCGAGATTCGTTGAGTTGTGCACAGAAGTTGTCCACAGGCTGTTGATAAGACTATTGCTGCACCCCATTTGCAGTCGGCCGAATCGCGCGCCGATCACCCCTCGGTAAGCTGACGGCATGACAGGACAAGTACGCACCGTCGACGGCCGAGTGGCCGGACGACGCGGCCAGGCGACGCGGCAGAAGCTGCTCGACTGCCTCAGCGAGATGCTCAGCTCCTCGCCGTACCGGGACGTCAAAGTCATCGACGTGGCCCGGAAGGCGGGCACTTCACCCGCGACCTTCTATCAGTACTTCCCGGACGTCGAGGGCGCGGTCCTCGAGATCGCCGAGGAAATGGCCAAGGAGGGTGCGGGGTTGACCGCACTGGTCTCCGGCCGCTCCTGGGTCGGCAAGGCGGGATGGCAGACCTCGGAGGAACTGGTCGAGGGCTTCCTCGACTTCTGGCGTCGCCACGACGCGATCCTCCGGGTCGTCGACCTCGGCGCGGCGGAGGGGGACAAACGGTTCTACAAGATCCGTATGAAGATCCTCAACTCCGTGACCAACTCCCTTACGGAATCGGTGAAGGAACTCCAGTCCAAGGGCAAGGTCGACAAGGACGTCAGCCCTGCGGCGATGGCCGGCTCGCTGGTGGCCATGCTGGCGGCGGTGGCTTCGCACCAGAAGGGGTTCACGACCTGGGGTGTGAAGCAGAACGAACTGAAGCCGAATCTGGCACTTTTGGTCCATTTGGGCATCACGGGCAAGAAGCCGACGAAGTAGCCGCGCGCGCTGCGGATTACCCCCAAGTCCTGTCACGCCGACGGCGGTCCCCTCTTGGTGACCGCCGTCGGCGCTCCCGTTTCCGGGGGTTCTCTCCCCACCCGCCCGCGCCTGGAGTTGCGGGGATGCGAAGCACACCCATACCGCCGGCGGGCGATGCGGCGGAGTCTGCGCCGCAGTCCCGGTTGCACAATCCGCGCCGCAGAATCCGGGTCGCACAATCCGCGTCGCAGAATCCGGGCGGCCGTACCGCGTCGGCGCGCGGCAGCTTCGCGCCGCCTGTGCCGGGGCCGAGGGCCACTCGATCCTCGCCTCGCCCTCCCGGGCTCGGGCGCAGCGCGAAGGGCGGCAGCTTTGCGCCGGCCGTTCACGGGTGTGAGTCGTTGGGGTACAGGAAGTAGCGCTGAGATTCATCCCCGCGGGTGAGGCCCAGGGAGGATGGCGGATTTCGCCACGGCGGGAGGAAAGGATCAAGTGCCGGAGCCTGCTCGATTGGGCTGCGCCCGGCGGGCCCAGATTGCGCCGTAGCACCGAACGAAGGACGGGACCGATGGCAACAGGAACTGTGAAGTGGTTCAACGCCGATAAGGGGTACGGCTTCATCAGCCAGGACGATGGCGGCGCAGACGTGTTCGTGCACTTCGCAGCCATCCAGACCAACGGATACAGAAGCTTGGAAGAGAACCAGCGGGTGGAGTTTGAGGTCACCCAGGGCCCGAAGGGTCCACAAGCGGAAATGGTCCGCCCCCTGTAGCCCCTCGTTCCGCCTGCGCCCTGCTCCACCGGAGGGGCGTCGAGCGGCTCGCAGAAGCGGGGTACCGCGACGCCCTGCCGGAGGTCATCACGGCCCAGGCCGAGCACCGGCGGCCGCAGCCGGCCGGTGCTGGACATACGGCACGGCCCGGTTGCTTCGGCCTGGCTTGGCCCCCGTTCCGCGGCGAGCCGGGCGGGTCAGCGGCGGGTGAGGCGGAAAAGGCGGATTTCGCGGGTCACCCTTGACTGGTACGTCGCGTACGGCGGCCAGAACGTCAGCGCCGCACGCCACACCGCCTCCCGCTCCTCGCCCTCCAGCAGGACCGCCCGTACCGGGATGTCCGTCCCCTTCCAGTTCACCTCCGCGTCGGGGTGTTTCAGCAGGTTGGACGTCCAGGACGGATGGCCCGGGCGGCCGAAGTTGGAGCCGATCAGGATCCAGGTGCCCGGCTCCTCCGGCATGCACGCCAGTGGGGTGACTCTGGGCAGGCCGCTCTTCGCACCCCGTGCGGTGAGGATGACACCCGGCAGCATCTGCGCGCTGAGCAGCACCTTTCCCCGCGTGAGGCGATGGACCGCGCGGTCCAGCGCCGGGATGAAATGCGGCGCGATCTTCGCGAAGACCCGGGTCGACGACACCTTCTGGATCAGCCGCACGCCAGGAGCCATCAGACGGCCACCGCTTCCGGTCCGGACGCGGAGGCAGACGGGGGCGGGGACCCGGACGGGGGCAGGGACCCGGACGGATGCGCGGACCCGGACGGATGCGGGGACCCGGACGGGTGCGGGGACCCGGACGGGTGCGGGGACAGGGCCGGTGCGGGGACAGGGCCGGAGACGGGGGCACAGACGGAGACGTGGATACGAAGAGTCCCGCCCGTTCGGCCGCATGGGCGCGCAGCCGGTGGACCGGGCCGAAGAGCAGCTCGTCCGCGGCCGCCCGTTTGAAGTAGAGGTGCGCCTCGTGCTCCCAGGTGAAGCCGATGCCACCGTGCAGCTGGATGGCCTCGCCGGTCACCACCCTCAGCGCCTCCAGACCTGCCGCCAGGGCCAGGCCGCCCTCGCCCGGGTCCCACGCCGCGTAGTACGCCGCCGAGCGAGCGGCCTGCACCCGTACGTACAGATCGGCCAGCCGGTGCTTGACCGCCTGGAAGGAGCCGATCGCCCGGCCGAACTGTTCGCGGGCGCGGACGTACTCCACCGTCCGGTCCAGCGCACAGGCCGCCGCCCCGACCGCCTCGGCCGCGAGCAGCGCGGCAGCCCCGGCCCCGGCGGTTGCCAGCGCCCCCGGCACATCGGCCGCATCGTCGCTTCCCAGCAACTCCGCCGCGCAGTTCCGCAGTTCGAGCCGGGCCTGTGGACGCGTCTCGTCCAGTGAGGTCTGCCGCGTGCGCGACAGCCCCGCCGTATCCGCCCGGACCAGGAACAGGAGCGGACGGCTGCGGGCGAAACCACCCGTATGGGCGGCGACCACCAGCAGTCCTGCGCTGTGCCCGTCGAGGACCTGGACCGCCTCCCCGTACAGCAGCCACCCCCCACCGTCGCCGGGCCGCGCCTGGACTCCGCCGGCCCGGCCGCCCCCGGCCCACTCCCCCGACGCGTTGTCGCCGGTCAGCCCCAACGCCAGCGCCAGACTGCCGCCCGGCACGGCCAGTGCGCAGGTCAGCGAGCCGTCCGCGAGGTGCGGGAGCAGCTCCTGGCGCTGCTCGGCGGTCCCGAGCGCGGTGATCAGCGGCGCCGCGAGCCCCGCCGTGGCGAGCAGCGGCGAGGGCAGCAGCGCCCGCCCCGTCTCCTCGCAGGCGAGGGCCAGCTCGGTGAGTGCGCAGCCCACACCGCCGTACGACTCCGGCAGGGCGAGCCCGGGCAGGCCGAGCTGCTCGGACAGCTGCGCCCAGAGCACGGGGTCGTACCCGTCGGCGGTGCGGACGGCGGCCTTGACCTCGTCGGGGCCGGATCGTTTGGTGAGCAGCTCACGCAGCGTGCGGCGGATCTCGTCCTGCTCCGCGGTGAAGGCGGCGTCCATCGGCGGGCTCCTCCCCAGAGGCATCGACCCCTGATCTGACGGGCCGTCATGTTAGGCGCGGGCGGAGGAGATGCACAGAGGCGCGCTCAGCAAACCTCGCCGGGAGCCGCCGCGGTCGCCCGCAGCAGATCCCGTACGAGATGGAAATCGATCTTCTCCGTACGCCGGAAGCGCAGACACCCCTTACCCATGTCCTGACCCGCAAGCCGCGCCTCGAAGGACTCCCTGACGTCGGATCGCATCAGATAGAGGGAGAGGTACTGCTTCTGGTTGGCGAAGGCGATCTCCGCCGCGCCGCCCGCCCTGCGGTACGTGGGCATGCCGTACGCCATCTCCTCCTCGAAGTCCGTGAGCTCCGTACGGCACAGCTCCCGGATCCTCACCAGCGCGGTGAGCCGGTCCGGCTCCACCACCTCGGCGAGGTAGCCGTCGACGTCTTCAGCAGTACTTCTGGCCATACGCTCCACGCTATCTGATGTACCGTCAGATTCATGGCCACCCCACAGCGCAGAGTCGCCATCGTCGGTATATCCCTCTCGGACTGCGGCCGCGTCGACGGCCCCACGCCCTACGCCCTGCATGCCCAGGCCGCCCGTCGCGCACTCGCCGACTCGGGCCTGGACCGCTCGGTCATCGACGGCTTCGGTTCGGCCGGCCTGGGCGCCCTCGCCCCCGTCGAGGTCGCCGAGTACCTCGGTCTGAAGCCTCGATGGGTGGACTCGACCGCGGTCGGCGGGGCCACCTGGGAGGTCATGGCGGCCCATGCGGCCGACGCCATCGCGGCCGGTCACGCCAATGCCGTACTCCTCGCCTACGGATCGACCGCACGCGCCGACATCAAGGCGAAACGGCGCACCTCCAACCTCTCCTTCGGCGGCCGCGGACCGCTCCAGTTCGAGGTGCCGTACGGACACACCCTCGTCGCCAAGTACGCGATGGCGGCCCGCCGCCATATGCACGAGTACGGCACCACGCCGGCACAGCTCGCCTCGGTCGCGGTGCAGGCGCGGGCGAACGCCGCCGCCAACCCGGACGCGATGTTCCGCGACCCGATCACGGTCGACGACGTACTCGACGGGCCGATGATCGCCGACCCCTTCACCAAGCTGCACTGCTGCATCCGCAGCGACGGCGGCTGCGCGGTACTGATCGCGGCGGAGGAGTACGTGCCCGACTGCGCGAAGGACCCGGTCTGGATTCTCGGCACGGGTGAGCACGTCTCGCACACCACCATGTCGGAGTGGGAGGACTTCACGGTCTCCCCCGCGGCGGTGAGCGGCCGACTGGCCTTCGAGCGCGCGGGCGTGACGCCCGCCGAGGTCGATATCGCCGAGATCTACGACGCCTTCACCTATATGACCCTGCTGACGCTGGAGGACCTGGGCTTCTGCGCCAAGGGCGAGGGCGGCCCCTTCGTGGAGAAGGGCCGGCTGCTGCGGGACGGCGAGCTGCCCGTGAACACGGACGGCGGCGGGCTCTCCGCCTGCCACCCGGGCATGCGCGGACTGTTCCTTCTCGTGGAAGCGGTACGGCAGTTGAGAGGGGAGGCGGGCGCCCGCCAGGTACGGAAGGCCGGTGGCAGGCTTCCGGAACTCGCGGTCGCGTCGGGCACGGGGGGCTGGTTCTGCTCCTCCGGAACAGTGGTGCTGGGGCGGAGTTAGGGATTCCCTCCAGAATCTATACGGCCGTCATAGACAAGCGTATGAGACGCCCGTACAGTCAATGCCATGACCACCACGCAGAAGCAGAACAAGCAGCAGAGCAGCCGCCGGAACCAGACCGTCCTCATCTCCGGCGCGAGCATCGGCGGTCCCGCCCTCGCCCTGATGCTGCGCCGCTACGGCTTCACCCCGACCGTCGTCGAGCGGGCCCCCGAGCTGCGACCCGGCGGCTACAAGGTGGACCTGCGCGGCGTTTCCATCGACGTGTGCGAGCGGATGGGCATCCTGGACGACGTACGCCGCGCCTCCACCGACATGCGGGGCGGTTCGTACGTCGACGACGCCGGCACCACCATCGCCACCATGCCCGCCGACTTCTTCGGCGGCCGGGTGGACGGCGACGACGAGATCATGCGCGGCGACCTCGCCCGCATCCTCTACGAGCGCACCCGCGACGACGTGGAGTACCTCTTCGACGACTCGATCGCCACCCTCACCGAGGACGCGGACGGAGTCGATGTCACCTTCGAGCGGGGCGAGCCGCGCCGCTTCGACCTGGTCGTGGGCGCGGACGGGCTGCACTCGCACACCCGTCGGCTCACCTTCGGCGACGAGAAGCAGTTCAAGCGGCACCTGGGGGCGTACATCTCCATCTTCACCGCGCCCAACGACCTGGGCCTCGACCGCTGGGAGACGTACCACGCACTGCCCAACAAGCTGGTGTGCGCCTACAGTTCGGGCGGCGAGACCAGTGCCAAGAACCTGTTCGTCTTCGGCGCACCCGAGCTGTCCTACGACCACCGGGACGCGGAGCAGCAGAAGAAGCTCCTCGCCGATGCCTTCACGGGCGACGGCTGGCAGATTCCGACGATGCTGCACAACGCCGAAGCCGCCGACGACTTCTACTTCGACGCCATCAGCCTGA
This region includes:
- a CDS encoding iron chaperone, giving the protein MARSTAEDVDGYLAEVVEPDRLTALVRIRELCRTELTDFEEEMAYGMPTYRRAGGAAEIAFANQKQYLSLYLMRSDVRESFEARLAGQDMGKGCLRFRRTEKIDFHLVRDLLRATAAAPGEVC
- a CDS encoding PQQ-binding-like beta-propeller repeat protein, with the protein product MEQLTQHDPRRIGPFEVLGRLGAGGMGLVYLARSASGRRVAIKTVRTELAEDQLFRVRFTREVEAARAVSGFYTAAVVDADPRAAVPWLATAYVPAPSLEEIVNECGPMPAQAVRWLAAGIAEALQSIHGAGLVHRDLKPSNVLVVEDGPRVIDFGIASGVSNTRLTMTNVAVGTPAYMSPEQARDSRSVTGASDVFSLGSTLVFAATGHAPFHGANPVETVFMLLREGPDLEGMPDELRPLIDSCMQMEAGLRPTPEDLQAQLAPHLFSSGSDDSGTASAWLPTRATAMIEQRRGGGRVPAATPAQRPAEPAPPVPQAPPQPPVRPPAADWDSAWRGGSDPRTGQASPSPVPDSPAAAGPVRLPGSKVPIGPGPRVADAGRGAPEAGPATGWIRPPFGLNGAEAATSAVPAPVPSPAPPPLPSPPPSPDGAAGHWRPWRFRMSNDVWGTPVVDGDLLYVTSFEVHALDVGSGRRQFKTRDVAWAMAVAGGRIHASDGPTLYALDAASGSERWRLQTDAWVYSLKVDRGTVLTGTRGGGVQAWEASNGEKLWEVTGAQTDFETPEAGPAIFDDTVYVWKDARLRALESRTGVERWSYPIGDAASCGNVPVRVHPAPDGYVYVAAGTRVLAIDIANGRVRWHFESPAVFLSPPVFAPGPAVTGGGVYLADYLGTVYALDATTGKDRWRIATESRQSIEPVLVAGGNIHVGSGSALYTLDAVTGTPMWRFAAGGEVIGSPVVADGRVHFGSADHVLYTLDASGGQLRWKLATGGEITGSPVARGGVVYACSKDRCVYALDAIKGTATGRGTPGGGR
- a CDS encoding TetR family transcriptional regulator, whose protein sequence is MTGQVRTVDGRVAGRRGQATRQKLLDCLSEMLSSSPYRDVKVIDVARKAGTSPATFYQYFPDVEGAVLEIAEEMAKEGAGLTALVSGRSWVGKAGWQTSEELVEGFLDFWRRHDAILRVVDLGAAEGDKRFYKIRMKILNSVTNSLTESVKELQSKGKVDKDVSPAAMAGSLVAMLAAVASHQKGFTTWGVKQNELKPNLALLVHLGITGKKPTK
- a CDS encoding nitroreductase family deazaflavin-dependent oxidoreductase: MAPGVRLIQKVSSTRVFAKIAPHFIPALDRAVHRLTRGKVLLSAQMLPGVILTARGAKSGLPRVTPLACMPEEPGTWILIGSNFGRPGHPSWTSNLLKHPDAEVNWKGTDIPVRAVLLEGEEREAVWRAALTFWPPYATYQSRVTREIRLFRLTRR
- a CDS encoding cold-shock protein: MATGTVKWFNADKGYGFISQDDGGADVFVHFAAIQTNGYRSLEENQRVEFEVTQGPKGPQAEMVRPL
- a CDS encoding VOC family protein, which codes for MAAFTEGMPCWVDALLPDVEAGKRFYGELFGWTFEEREGRYVEALSDGKLVAGLAPKRDGRMPTVWGVYFATADAAALSRKIRDAGGQVITAPLPVANMGTMAVGVDPGGAVFGLWQGGDRPGFEKQDEPGSFCWTEVYTRDKERVDAFYESVFGFQGTDLPDASIDFRMWSPAGTQPGDDTAIGGRSVLTDAFPAEMPGHFLIYFCVEDCDEAVAAVTRLGGRVQAPPFDIPYGRIAVLTDNQGAVFAVLAEPKAA
- a CDS encoding acetyl-CoA acetyltransferase, whose product is MATPQRRVAIVGISLSDCGRVDGPTPYALHAQAARRALADSGLDRSVIDGFGSAGLGALAPVEVAEYLGLKPRWVDSTAVGGATWEVMAAHAADAIAAGHANAVLLAYGSTARADIKAKRRTSNLSFGGRGPLQFEVPYGHTLVAKYAMAARRHMHEYGTTPAQLASVAVQARANAAANPDAMFRDPITVDDVLDGPMIADPFTKLHCCIRSDGGCAVLIAAEEYVPDCAKDPVWILGTGEHVSHTTMSEWEDFTVSPAAVSGRLAFERAGVTPAEVDIAEIYDAFTYMTLLTLEDLGFCAKGEGGPFVEKGRLLRDGELPVNTDGGGLSACHPGMRGLFLLVEAVRQLRGEAGARQVRKAGGRLPELAVASGTGGWFCSSGTVVLGRS
- a CDS encoding FAD-dependent monooxygenase, with amino-acid sequence MTTTQKQNKQQSSRRNQTVLISGASIGGPALALMLRRYGFTPTVVERAPELRPGGYKVDLRGVSIDVCERMGILDDVRRASTDMRGGSYVDDAGTTIATMPADFFGGRVDGDDEIMRGDLARILYERTRDDVEYLFDDSIATLTEDADGVDVTFERGEPRRFDLVVGADGLHSHTRRLTFGDEKQFKRHLGAYISIFTAPNDLGLDRWETYHALPNKLVCAYSSGGETSAKNLFVFGAPELSYDHRDAEQQKKLLADAFTGDGWQIPTMLHNAEAADDFYFDAISLIEMDRWSKGRVVLLGDAAHCASPASGQGTGLALIGAYILAGELAAANGDHTVAFERYEREMRPGVELNQKFAESMAKEMTVGSRNKLRLRMALLRMLPYMPWKNLIAKKITEGVQEAAHAVPVKQYAF